A portion of the Streptomyces coeruleoprunus genome contains these proteins:
- a CDS encoding MFS transporter, with protein MRRNTSISLLALGHACVDIYQGAVAALIPFFVAERDYGYAVASGIVLAASLLSSVAQPVFGALTDRWALPWLLPVSTLLGGVGIALSGLSGSYGLTLLFVAVSGIGVAAYHPEAARVARLASRGSHSAMSWFSLGGNIGFALAPIMVSAAIGHGSLRWTPLLVLPALVGAALCVPVLRTLARPQADASRTSTSRGADDVASFVKLSLAVVFRSIVFTGLSTFISLYAQQRMQGSTIAGTVALFLLFLGGAVGSVLGGSLADRYDRIRVSRWSYLLSIAAVTGVVCTPGPAMFLFVALTSAGLYVPFSLQVTLGQDYLPSRIGTASGVTLGLTVSIGGLVSPLLGHLADATSLQTALAPLIAMPALSWLLLRTLPEPAVHKPQHAAPARQDA; from the coding sequence GTGCGAAGGAATACATCGATCTCCCTGCTGGCCCTGGGGCATGCCTGCGTCGACATCTACCAGGGCGCTGTCGCGGCGCTGATCCCGTTCTTCGTGGCCGAACGGGACTATGGCTACGCCGTGGCCTCGGGCATCGTGCTGGCCGCGTCTCTGCTGTCGTCGGTGGCCCAACCGGTGTTCGGCGCGCTCACCGACCGGTGGGCCCTGCCGTGGCTGCTGCCGGTCAGCACTCTGCTGGGCGGCGTGGGCATCGCGCTGAGCGGCCTGAGCGGCTCCTACGGGCTCACTCTGCTCTTCGTCGCGGTCTCCGGGATCGGGGTGGCCGCCTACCACCCGGAGGCCGCCCGCGTGGCCCGGCTGGCCAGTCGGGGCAGCCACAGCGCGATGAGCTGGTTCTCCCTCGGCGGCAACATCGGCTTCGCGCTCGCCCCGATCATGGTGTCGGCCGCGATCGGACACGGCTCGCTGCGCTGGACACCGCTTCTGGTCCTCCCCGCGCTCGTCGGCGCCGCCCTGTGCGTGCCCGTGCTCCGGACGCTCGCCCGGCCTCAGGCCGACGCCTCCAGGACTTCCACGAGTCGGGGCGCCGACGACGTGGCCTCGTTCGTGAAGCTGTCCCTGGCGGTCGTCTTCCGCTCCATCGTCTTCACCGGCCTGAGCACCTTCATCTCCCTCTACGCGCAGCAGCGCATGCAGGGCAGCACCATCGCGGGCACCGTCGCGCTGTTCCTGCTGTTCCTGGGCGGCGCGGTCGGCTCGGTCCTCGGCGGGTCCCTGGCCGATCGCTACGACCGCATCCGCGTCTCCCGCTGGTCCTACCTGCTCTCGATCGCCGCCGTCACCGGAGTGGTCTGCACGCCAGGCCCGGCCATGTTCCTCTTCGTGGCCCTCACCTCGGCCGGCCTGTATGTCCCCTTCTCCCTCCAGGTCACCCTCGGCCAGGACTACCTGCCCTCCCGCATCGGCACCGCCAGCGGCGTCACCCTCGGCCTCACCGTCAGCATCGGCGGCCTCGTCAGCCCCCTTCTGGGACACCTGGCCGACGCCACCTCCCTGCAGACGGCCCTCGCCCCCCTGATCGCCATGCCCGCCCTGAGCTGGCTGCTCCTCCGCACCCTGCCCGAACCCGCCGTCCACAAGCCCCAGCACGCCGCACCCGCACGACAAGACGCGTAG
- a CDS encoding cytidine deaminase, which produces MTTQIQHVDHELVQAAAHIARTRCRGDNHTMAAAGRARDGRIVTAVNAYHFTGGPCAELVLIGAAAAQGAYELDTIVAVGDRDRGVVPPCGRCRQALLDYFPALKVIVGDGERIRTVLITDLLPASYVWADHQLAAE; this is translated from the coding sequence ATGACCACGCAGATCCAGCACGTCGACCACGAACTCGTCCAGGCCGCAGCCCACATCGCGCGCACCCGCTGCCGGGGGGACAACCACACCATGGCGGCCGCGGGCCGCGCCCGGGACGGCCGGATCGTCACCGCGGTGAACGCCTACCACTTCACGGGAGGCCCGTGCGCCGAGCTGGTCCTCATCGGTGCGGCGGCCGCCCAGGGCGCCTACGAACTGGACACGATCGTCGCCGTGGGCGACCGCGACCGCGGTGTCGTTCCTCCGTGCGGCCGGTGCCGTCAGGCCCTTCTCGACTACTTCCCCGCACTCAAGGTCATCGTCGGCGACGGCGAACGCATCCGCACCGTGCTGATCACCGACCTGCTGCCCGCGAGCTACGTCTGGGCCGACCACCAACTCGCGGCCGAGTAA
- a CDS encoding helix-turn-helix transcriptional regulator, translating into MATGKVGEALTRLGIGGRAARVYLALLEHAPAPLSEIGTAAGLDDGELAAAYAELVDAGLASAAVTGHGRVVPVPPTAGLQILSRHRAAELDASCVTVTGAFDTFRRLRNAEYRDDLVEVVTGEEIGPRLRRAWASARAQIRQFDSPPYFPIPTATDEALATLARGVTQRVVYTRESLEFPGNLAGSIEPCIEAGEQARVVPSVPVKLIIIDDAYALVSLPIEETDVHHTMLVVQASGLFSALVALFEQTWQGALPFHGPLPGARRLLPSDRRLLALLAGGVSDDDIARELGISRRTLFRRIELLMTRLGARTRFQMALQAQRRGWL; encoded by the coding sequence ATGGCGACGGGGAAGGTCGGCGAGGCGCTGACGCGGCTCGGCATCGGCGGCCGGGCGGCCAGGGTCTACCTGGCACTGCTGGAGCACGCGCCGGCTCCGCTGAGCGAGATCGGCACCGCGGCCGGGCTGGACGACGGGGAACTGGCAGCCGCCTACGCGGAGCTGGTGGACGCGGGGCTCGCCAGTGCCGCCGTCACCGGACACGGCCGGGTGGTCCCCGTACCGCCCACGGCCGGGCTGCAGATCCTCAGCAGACACCGCGCCGCCGAACTGGACGCGTCCTGCGTCACCGTCACGGGCGCCTTCGACACCTTCCGCAGGCTGCGCAACGCCGAGTACCGGGACGACCTGGTCGAGGTGGTCACCGGCGAGGAGATCGGCCCGCGGCTGCGCCGGGCGTGGGCCAGCGCGCGGGCGCAGATACGGCAGTTCGACTCTCCCCCGTACTTCCCCATCCCCACCGCCACGGACGAGGCGCTGGCCACCCTCGCCCGCGGCGTGACCCAGCGCGTCGTCTACACACGGGAGTCGCTGGAGTTCCCGGGCAACCTCGCCGGGAGCATCGAACCGTGCATCGAGGCCGGCGAGCAGGCCAGGGTCGTGCCGTCCGTACCCGTGAAGCTGATCATCATCGACGACGCCTACGCGTTGGTGTCCCTGCCGATCGAGGAGACCGACGTGCACCACACCATGCTCGTCGTGCAGGCCAGTGGCCTCTTCTCGGCGCTCGTCGCGCTGTTCGAGCAGACCTGGCAGGGCGCGCTTCCCTTCCACGGCCCCCTGCCCGGGGCCCGGCGCCTGCTGCCGTCGGACCGCCGGCTGCTGGCGCTGCTCGCCGGCGGCGTGTCCGACGACGACATCGCCCGCGAACTGGGCATCAGCCGCCGCACGTTGTTCCGCCGCATCGAGCTGCTGATGACGCGCCTGGGCGCCAGGACCCGGTTCCAGATGGCCCTGCAGGCGCAGCGCCGGGGATGGCTCTGA
- a CDS encoding VWA domain-containing protein: MTLALDGESSTQSTPTDLVLVLDESGSINDTEFDQLTSFADSVVAAVADDGLFANGGRVGVVGFSDTAENVSALSDSEAAVRSAIVNNPQLRASTCISCGLNQAGSMLGADDPQRNQVVIVITDGNANPGDPTGAAATALQGKATVFAVGVGDGVSQATLETIASGAGPDNTFSVGGFDDLADLLEELVSAVSVPGATHPSIAVTLAAPWTLVPGSVTANLAGSSIGGVTPDGFTWSRANLGDENLVITYQVKHVGAPCGPLGVNSSVVYHDDENAAVAFPPVVVTVTCVPPVADAGPDKSVAEGSSVTLDGSGSHDTDGVITSYAWSGAQAGVGALSDTSSAVATYAGLDDGADAVTLTVTDDNGLTDDDSTTVTVQNVAPSLALTSCPVAPNAVGTDVSIAGSFTDPGTLDTHEMKVAWGDGTTSVSPVTSPVNASHQYTAAGIYDIAVTVTDDDGGSDTKNCGFVVVYDPDGGFVTGGGWIDSPAGAYPADPSATGRANFGFVSKYKNGASVPTGSTEFQFKAGSLNFHSQDHQWLVVAGNKATFKGTGTVNGTAGYSFMLTATDGSPDRFRMKIWKTADDTPVYDNQVGAGDTADPTTALSGGNIVIHKG, encoded by the coding sequence GTGACGCTCGCCCTCGATGGCGAGAGCAGCACCCAGTCGACGCCGACCGACCTGGTGCTGGTCCTCGACGAGTCCGGCAGCATCAACGACACGGAGTTCGACCAGCTGACGAGCTTCGCGGACAGTGTCGTCGCAGCGGTCGCCGACGACGGGCTGTTCGCGAACGGCGGCAGGGTGGGCGTCGTCGGGTTCTCGGACACCGCGGAGAACGTCAGCGCGCTCAGCGACAGCGAAGCGGCCGTCCGTTCCGCCATCGTGAACAACCCTCAGCTGCGCGCCAGCACGTGCATCTCCTGCGGCCTCAACCAGGCCGGCAGCATGCTCGGTGCCGACGACCCGCAGCGCAACCAGGTGGTCATCGTGATCACCGACGGCAACGCGAACCCCGGTGACCCCACCGGTGCGGCGGCCACGGCCCTCCAGGGCAAGGCGACGGTGTTCGCGGTGGGCGTCGGCGACGGCGTCAGCCAGGCCACGCTCGAAACGATCGCGAGCGGTGCGGGACCCGACAACACGTTCTCCGTGGGCGGTTTCGACGACCTCGCCGACCTCCTGGAGGAGCTGGTCTCCGCGGTGTCGGTCCCCGGCGCCACGCATCCCTCCATCGCCGTCACGCTCGCGGCGCCCTGGACGCTGGTTCCCGGCTCGGTGACCGCCAACCTGGCCGGATCGTCGATCGGCGGCGTGACACCGGACGGGTTCACCTGGTCCCGGGCGAACCTCGGCGACGAAAACCTCGTGATCACCTATCAGGTCAAGCACGTCGGCGCGCCCTGCGGTCCGCTCGGGGTGAACTCGTCCGTGGTCTACCACGACGACGAGAACGCCGCGGTGGCCTTCCCGCCGGTCGTCGTCACCGTCACCTGCGTGCCCCCGGTCGCCGACGCCGGTCCGGACAAGTCCGTCGCCGAGGGCTCGTCCGTGACGCTGGACGGATCCGGCAGCCACGACACGGACGGCGTGATCACGTCGTACGCCTGGAGCGGCGCCCAGGCGGGCGTCGGGGCGCTCTCGGACACGAGCAGCGCGGTGGCGACGTACGCCGGTCTCGACGACGGCGCCGACGCCGTGACCCTGACCGTGACCGACGACAACGGCCTGACCGATGACGACAGCACCACCGTGACGGTGCAGAACGTGGCCCCGAGCCTGGCCCTCACGTCATGCCCGGTCGCCCCCAACGCGGTCGGCACGGATGTCTCGATCGCGGGCTCCTTCACCGATCCGGGCACGCTCGACACGCATGAGATGAAGGTCGCCTGGGGCGACGGCACCACCTCGGTGTCGCCCGTGACGTCCCCCGTCAACGCCTCGCACCAGTACACGGCCGCGGGCATCTACGACATCGCCGTCACCGTGACCGACGACGACGGCGGCTCGGACACCAAGAACTGCGGCTTCGTCGTCGTGTACGACCCCGACGGCGGCTTCGTCACCGGCGGCGGCTGGATCGACTCGCCCGCCGGCGCCTATCCGGCGGACCCGAGCGCCACCGGGCGCGCCAACTTCGGCTTCGTGTCGAAGTACAAGAACGGCGCCTCAGTGCCGACCGGCAGCACGGAGTTCCAGTTCAAGGCCGGGTCCCTGAACTTCCACTCCCAGGACCACCAGTGGCTGGTCGTCGCCGGCAACAAGGCGACGTTCAAGGGCACCGGCACGGTCAACGGCACGGCGGGCTACAGCTTCATGCTGACCGCGACCGACGGCAGTCCGGACCGGTTCCGGATGAAGATCTGGAAGACCGCGGACGACACGCCGGTCTACGACAACCAGGTCGGAGCCGGCGACACCGCCGACCCGACGACCGCCCTGTCCGGCGGCAACATCGTCATCCACAAGGGCTGA
- a CDS encoding GNAT family N-acetyltransferase translates to MADWGMRPASEGDVEAVAELRAVALRADLERLGRYDEWRVRQRLRDGFAPAHTWVIEMGGAFAGCVALRPAGDAHWLEHFYLAPHLQGAGIGTAVLRELLERCDRDGILVRLNVLQGSPARRLYERHGFALETQDPVDVFLVREPAAAVGHN, encoded by the coding sequence ATGGCGGACTGGGGGATGCGACCGGCGTCGGAGGGCGACGTCGAGGCGGTGGCCGAGTTGCGGGCCGTCGCGCTGCGGGCGGATCTCGAGCGGCTCGGGCGGTACGACGAGTGGCGGGTGCGGCAGCGGCTGCGGGACGGGTTCGCACCGGCACACACCTGGGTGATCGAGATGGGCGGCGCGTTCGCCGGCTGTGTGGCGCTGCGGCCGGCCGGGGACGCCCACTGGCTGGAGCACTTCTACCTGGCTCCCCACCTGCAGGGTGCGGGCATCGGTACGGCTGTGCTGCGCGAGCTGCTGGAGCGGTGCGACCGGGACGGCATCCTCGTCCGGCTCAACGTCCTGCAGGGCAGTCCGGCCCGGCGGCTTTACGAGCGGCACGGATTCGCACTCGAAACGCAGGATCCGGTGGATGTGTTCCTGGTGCGCGAGCCGGCCGCGGCCGTGGGCCACAACTGA
- a CDS encoding EF-hand domain-containing protein, whose product MSDKARKLFEALDLDKNGTLTREEVITALHTKGPSLAASGLLPFWGVGDADASSALFDAADQNGDAVLSLEEFAAVVDRRFGWR is encoded by the coding sequence ATCAGTGACAAGGCCCGGAAGCTGTTCGAGGCGCTCGACCTCGACAAGAACGGGACGCTCACCCGCGAAGAGGTGATCACCGCCCTGCACACCAAGGGGCCGTCCCTGGCCGCGTCGGGGCTCCTGCCGTTCTGGGGTGTGGGTGACGCCGATGCCTCTTCCGCGTTGTTCGACGCCGCCGACCAGAACGGGGACGCCGTGCTGTCGCTCGAGGAGTTCGCGGCGGTCGTGGACCGCCGGTTCGGCTGGCGTTGA
- a CDS encoding helix-turn-helix domain-containing protein, translating into MSTVAFAVTDGMLHFELSVAYEVFGSDLTGVADPWYDVVVCGTGAVRFGRFRLEADHGLDRLQQADTVIVPGWADVDEDPPAELVDAVRAAHEAGARVASLCTGAFVLAAAGLLDGRRATTHWAHAADLAARHPEVEVDPDVLYVDSGSVLTSAGKAAAMDLCLHLVRLDHGSSVANTVARRLVVPPHREGGQAQFVTTPVPARHRHPLAELFPWVMERLDHPLTVEDLARQARMSSRHLGRHFRSVTGTTPLQWLLAQRIRHAQELLENTDDSVDAIAAATGMGTATTLRRHFNRTVGVPPDTYRRTFRARTRPSA; encoded by the coding sequence GTGAGTACTGTCGCGTTCGCCGTCACCGACGGGATGTTGCACTTCGAGCTGTCCGTGGCGTACGAGGTCTTCGGCTCCGACCTGACGGGCGTGGCCGACCCCTGGTACGACGTCGTCGTCTGCGGGACGGGGGCCGTACGGTTCGGGCGGTTCCGGCTGGAGGCCGACCACGGACTCGACCGGCTCCAGCAGGCCGACACCGTGATCGTCCCGGGCTGGGCCGACGTCGACGAGGACCCGCCCGCCGAGCTGGTCGACGCGGTGCGTGCGGCCCACGAGGCGGGGGCGCGGGTGGCCTCCCTCTGTACGGGCGCGTTCGTGCTGGCTGCCGCTGGCCTGTTGGACGGGCGGCGTGCGACCACGCACTGGGCGCACGCCGCGGATCTCGCCGCCCGCCACCCGGAGGTGGAGGTGGACCCGGACGTGCTCTACGTGGACAGCGGCAGCGTGCTGACCTCCGCCGGCAAGGCGGCCGCGATGGACCTGTGTCTGCACCTGGTCCGCCTCGACCACGGCTCGTCGGTGGCCAACACGGTCGCCCGCCGCCTCGTGGTCCCGCCGCACAGGGAGGGCGGTCAGGCCCAGTTCGTCACCACCCCGGTGCCCGCCCGGCACAGGCACCCGCTCGCCGAACTGTTCCCCTGGGTGATGGAACGGCTCGACCATCCGCTGACGGTGGAGGACCTGGCCCGTCAGGCGCGGATGAGCTCGCGCCACCTGGGCCGGCACTTCCGGTCAGTGACCGGTACGACGCCGCTGCAATGGCTGCTGGCGCAGCGGATCCGCCACGCCCAGGAGTTGCTGGAGAACACCGACGACAGCGTCGACGCCATCGCGGCCGCGACCGGCATGGGCACGGCCACGACGCTGCGCCGACACTTCAACCGCACGGTCGGCGTACCGCCGGACACGTACCGCCGCACGTTCCGCGCGCGGACACGGCCGTCGGCCTGA
- a CDS encoding saccharopine dehydrogenase family protein, with translation MESGLEVAVFGAYGHTGRFVVAELRDRGFVPVLAGRDSAKLRDLAASGPGFDVRTASVDDPVSLDRALAGAAAVINCAGPFAMTAAPLIEAALRAGIPYVDVAAEIEANADTFTHFTERARTAGAVIVPAMAFFGGLGDLLATAAMGDWTTADEAHIAYGLSGWHPTGGTRDAGAVSRERRNGRRVRYSKGRLEYRHDDPPTLEWPFPAPLGSRAVIGEFTMADVVTLPSHLSIPEVRTYMTVEAAKDLAAPDTPAPAAVDERGRSAQTFLVDVAVRSGGAERRAVATGQDIYAVTAPLAVEAVDRILTGRTRTVGVASAGEMFDARDFLRALAPHISFALRQ, from the coding sequence ATGGAATCAGGGCTCGAGGTGGCGGTGTTCGGGGCGTACGGGCACACCGGGCGCTTCGTGGTGGCGGAGCTGCGGGATCGCGGGTTCGTCCCGGTTCTCGCCGGCCGTGACAGCGCCAAGCTGCGCGACCTCGCCGCGTCCGGCCCCGGATTCGACGTCCGTACGGCGTCGGTCGACGACCCGGTCTCACTCGACCGCGCCTTGGCCGGGGCCGCAGCCGTGATCAACTGCGCGGGGCCCTTCGCCATGACAGCCGCGCCCCTGATCGAGGCGGCCCTGCGCGCCGGGATCCCGTACGTGGACGTGGCGGCGGAGATCGAGGCCAACGCCGACACGTTCACGCACTTCACGGAACGCGCCCGCACCGCGGGAGCGGTGATCGTCCCCGCGATGGCCTTCTTCGGCGGGCTCGGCGACCTGCTGGCCACCGCGGCGATGGGCGACTGGACGACGGCGGACGAGGCGCACATCGCGTACGGGCTGAGCGGTTGGCACCCCACCGGCGGGACGCGCGACGCGGGCGCGGTCTCACGCGAGCGGCGGAACGGCCGGCGCGTGCGCTACAGCAAGGGGCGGCTGGAGTACCGCCACGACGACCCGCCGACCCTGGAGTGGCCCTTCCCCGCCCCGCTCGGTTCCCGGGCCGTCATCGGCGAGTTCACGATGGCCGACGTCGTCACGCTCCCCAGCCACCTGTCCATCCCCGAGGTACGCACCTACATGACGGTCGAGGCGGCGAAGGACCTGGCGGCGCCGGACACACCGGCCCCCGCCGCGGTCGACGAGCGCGGCCGGTCCGCGCAGACCTTCCTCGTCGATGTGGCCGTACGCTCCGGGGGTGCCGAACGGCGCGCCGTGGCGACGGGCCAGGACATCTACGCCGTCACCGCGCCGCTCGCGGTGGAGGCCGTCGACCGCATCCTTACGGGACGGACCAGGACGGTCGGCGTCGCCTCCGCCGGTGAGATGTTCGACGCGCGGGACTTCCTTCGGGCGCTGGCCCCGCACATCTCCTTCGCATTGCGCCAGTGA
- a CDS encoding TetR/AcrR family transcriptional regulator, whose protein sequence is MPRTKGDHEARRRDVSEAVWRVLAAHGFGGLTLRAVAAELGATTGLLTHYFPAKRDLVAYALDLLAERTAARPRPSGGHGLAALRTALLGVLPLTAEAAASNRIWVSSWDTALSDPESSDDYAGKYAQSRAKLRDLVAAAQQLGELPAGDPERIAAGAQSFVLGLTVQALFAPTAFPPRRQVELLDDYLASLASRSVATPPPPSRGDEAVSP, encoded by the coding sequence ATGCCACGCACCAAGGGAGACCACGAGGCCCGCCGTCGTGACGTCTCGGAGGCGGTCTGGCGGGTGTTGGCCGCGCACGGGTTCGGCGGGCTGACGCTGCGCGCCGTCGCCGCCGAACTCGGCGCCACCACCGGCCTGCTCACCCACTACTTCCCCGCCAAGCGCGACCTGGTCGCGTACGCCCTGGACCTGCTCGCGGAGCGCACGGCCGCCCGCCCCCGGCCTTCCGGCGGGCACGGCCTGGCAGCCCTGCGGACCGCCTTGCTCGGCGTCCTGCCGCTGACCGCCGAGGCGGCCGCGAGCAACCGGATCTGGGTGTCCTCCTGGGACACCGCGCTCAGCGACCCGGAGTCGAGCGACGACTACGCCGGCAAGTACGCGCAGAGCCGCGCCAAGCTGCGCGACCTGGTCGCCGCCGCCCAACAGCTCGGCGAGCTGCCGGCCGGCGACCCCGAGCGCATCGCGGCCGGCGCCCAGTCCTTCGTGCTCGGCCTCACGGTGCAGGCGCTGTTCGCGCCCACGGCGTTCCCTCCCCGGCGGCAGGTTGAACTCCTCGACGACTACCTGGCGTCGCTCGCTTCCCGGTCCGTGGCCACGCCCCCGCCCCCGTCCCGTGGCGACGAGGCGGTCTCCCCTTGA
- a CDS encoding GNAT family protein gives MFSLPLRDDARLRPLETWHAAEFAVHLDRAREHIRPWVGQGFVTDDVDGARGTLRRYAERQAADGARLYGIWLDGTLVGGVMFTAFDAASGSCEVGCWLEPAAEGHGLVTEACGALLDWALTERGLHRAEWHCRADNERSSAVAKRLGMTLEGVRRQSWPFGGTRHDKQVWAVLAPEWRASRRCREE, from the coding sequence ATGTTCTCCCTGCCCCTGCGGGACGACGCTCGCCTCCGTCCGCTCGAGACATGGCATGCCGCGGAGTTCGCCGTGCACCTGGACCGGGCTCGCGAGCACATCCGTCCATGGGTGGGCCAGGGGTTCGTCACGGACGACGTCGACGGGGCGCGCGGCACACTGCGCCGGTACGCCGAGCGCCAGGCGGCGGACGGTGCCCGCCTCTACGGCATCTGGCTCGACGGCACGCTGGTCGGCGGCGTGATGTTCACGGCCTTCGACGCCGCTTCCGGTTCCTGCGAGGTCGGCTGCTGGCTGGAGCCGGCGGCCGAGGGGCACGGCCTGGTGACGGAGGCCTGCGGCGCCCTGCTGGACTGGGCCCTCACCGAACGGGGGCTGCACCGCGCCGAGTGGCACTGCCGGGCCGACAACGAGCGAAGCTCCGCGGTGGCCAAGCGGCTCGGCATGACACTCGAAGGCGTACGGCGCCAGTCCTGGCCCTTCGGCGGCACCCGCCACGACAAGCAGGTCTGGGCGGTCCTCGCCCCCGAATGGCGAGCAAGCCGCAGGTGCCGCGAGGAATAA
- a CDS encoding VOC family protein: MTCHLFALCFDANEPRRLARFWAGVLGWELIDDPQDGIALLPSDDTGFRIRFLPTQEQKSGPNHMHFDLTSMSLEDQQRTVARALELGGRHIDIGQRPEEGHVVLADPEGNEFCVIEPDNTFLADCGFVGALACDGSQEVGYFWNKALGWPLVWDQDQETAIRSPHGGPKVTWGGPPLMPKTGKERLRFELAPTAHGDQQAEIDRLVSLGATRLDGGRGEDGRVAMADPDGREFCVLTPR, translated from the coding sequence ATGACCTGTCACCTTTTCGCGCTCTGCTTCGACGCGAACGAGCCGCGCCGTCTCGCGCGCTTCTGGGCCGGCGTCCTGGGCTGGGAGCTGATCGACGACCCCCAGGACGGCATCGCGCTGCTGCCGAGCGACGACACGGGGTTCCGGATCCGCTTCCTCCCCACGCAGGAGCAGAAGAGCGGCCCGAACCACATGCACTTCGATCTGACGAGCATGTCCCTGGAGGACCAGCAGCGGACGGTGGCGAGGGCACTCGAACTCGGGGGCCGGCACATCGACATCGGCCAACGCCCGGAGGAGGGCCATGTGGTGCTCGCGGACCCCGAGGGCAACGAGTTCTGCGTCATCGAGCCGGACAACACCTTCCTCGCCGACTGCGGCTTCGTCGGAGCGCTCGCGTGCGACGGCTCGCAGGAGGTCGGCTACTTCTGGAACAAGGCGCTGGGCTGGCCGCTGGTCTGGGACCAGGACCAGGAGACCGCGATCCGCTCACCGCACGGCGGTCCGAAGGTCACCTGGGGCGGTCCGCCCCTGATGCCGAAGACCGGGAAGGAGCGGCTGCGTTTCGAGCTCGCTCCGACCGCCCACGGTGATCAGCAGGCCGAGATCGACCGTCTCGTCTCCCTCGGCGCGACGCGCCTCGACGGGGGGCGGGGTGAGGACGGCCGGGTGGCCATGGCCGATCCCGACGGCCGTGAGTTCTGCGTGCTGACGCCCCGGTAG
- a CDS encoding ATP-binding protein, with protein MAAGADVAVLVGLQASGKSTFYEQCLSERYGLVSKDLFPRGARNKQRRQMRLVEDAVAAGRSVAVDNTNPSPEEWGPLLELAHAYGATVTAYWFPPDVTGSLRRNALREGRDRVPDIGVLATMKRLRKPSPDDGFDTVREVRFDGRGGFDVRT; from the coding sequence ATGGCGGCAGGAGCGGACGTGGCCGTGCTCGTCGGGCTGCAGGCGTCGGGGAAGTCGACGTTCTACGAGCAGTGCCTGTCGGAGCGGTACGGGCTGGTCAGCAAGGACCTGTTCCCGCGAGGCGCCCGTAACAAGCAGCGGCGGCAGATGCGGCTGGTGGAGGACGCCGTCGCCGCCGGCCGGTCCGTGGCGGTCGACAACACCAACCCGTCGCCCGAGGAATGGGGCCCGCTGCTGGAGCTGGCGCACGCGTACGGCGCGACGGTGACGGCGTACTGGTTCCCGCCCGACGTCACGGGCTCGCTGCGGCGCAACGCCCTCCGCGAGGGCCGCGACCGCGTGCCCGACATCGGGGTCCTGGCCACGATGAAGCGGCTGCGCAAGCCGTCGCCGGACGACGGGTTCGACACGGTGCGGGAAGTGCGGTTCGACGGCCGCGGCGGCTTCGACGTGCGGACCTGA
- a CDS encoding SDR family oxidoreductase, protein MRVRDSVVVITGASSGIGRATAVAFARKGCPVVLAARRAEALEAVRRECERHRGAEALVVPTDVTDAAAVDDLARRTVQRFGRIDVWVNSAAVTLFGPFEEVPLADFRRVMDVNVMGYVHGARAALRTMREQGSGTLINVSSVVGVLSQPYAHAYGMSKYAIRALSASLRQELLLDRADNIHVCTVLPATIDTPLFEHAANYTGRKILPMPPVYSPERVACAITDLVRVPRREVVVGPMGRSLILQSRVMPGVVERMMARHVDKKHLSHKEPAPAGQGNLHVPAPGQGAAHGGWGGRRRTAMRRLTAAAVLAGAAAGVARWARGT, encoded by the coding sequence ATGCGCGTGCGTGATTCCGTCGTCGTGATCACCGGTGCGTCCAGCGGCATCGGACGTGCCACCGCCGTCGCCTTCGCCCGCAAGGGCTGTCCCGTGGTGCTGGCGGCGCGTCGCGCCGAGGCGCTGGAGGCGGTCAGGCGGGAGTGCGAACGTCACCGGGGCGCCGAGGCCCTCGTCGTGCCGACCGACGTGACGGACGCCGCGGCCGTGGACGACCTCGCCCGGCGGACGGTGCAGCGCTTCGGCCGGATCGACGTATGGGTCAACTCCGCGGCCGTGACGCTCTTCGGCCCCTTCGAGGAAGTGCCCCTGGCGGACTTCCGCAGGGTCATGGACGTCAACGTCATGGGCTACGTGCACGGCGCCCGCGCCGCCCTTCGAACCATGCGCGAACAGGGCAGCGGCACGCTGATCAACGTCTCGTCGGTCGTCGGCGTACTCAGCCAGCCGTACGCCCACGCCTACGGCATGTCGAAGTACGCCATCCGGGCGCTCAGCGCGAGCCTGCGCCAGGAACTGCTGCTGGACCGGGCGGACAACATCCACGTGTGCACGGTCCTGCCGGCCACGATCGACACGCCGCTGTTCGAACACGCCGCCAACTACACGGGACGCAAGATCCTGCCCATGCCTCCCGTCTACAGCCCCGAGCGAGTGGCCTGTGCCATCACGGACCTGGTGCGGGTGCCCCGGCGTGAAGTCGTCGTGGGGCCGATGGGCCGGTCCCTGATTCTGCAGTCGCGCGTGATGCCGGGCGTGGTGGAGCGGATGATGGCCCGGCACGTGGACAAGAAGCACCTGTCGCACAAGGAACCCGCACCGGCGGGCCAGGGCAATCTGCACGTCCCGGCGCCCGGGCAGGGCGCCGCGCACGGCGGGTGGGGCGGCCGCCGCCGCACGGCGATGCGCCGGCTCACCGCCGCCGCGGTCCTCGCGGGCGCGGCGGCGGGCGTCGCGCGGTGGGCGCGCGGCACATGA